Proteins co-encoded in one Halococcoides cellulosivorans genomic window:
- a CDS encoding helix-turn-helix transcriptional regulator, whose translation MRTVTVAVLAVALVAVATAGAAWSPAVDGQAVDADTVLMEADLQPSGTAVWTVAYRVRLDTDNETTAFEELRADVRDNESRYATAFRERMSGTVDAAAEDTGRAMTVANVSADARITRVPRSTGVLTYRFEWTGFARADGDRLIAGDALSGLYLDSNTVLTMAWPSDYETTRVAPSGEAGNRSVTWYGPRDFGPNEPSVAVAPADTASGPSGVSAGSQWPLVVIALALVVLLVVLGYGWHRRGDDADPTTTEGTSSDHAGVDETAADPDRGASADDTADGPPFDQSLLRNDEQVVRLLDANDGRMKQQAIAATLDWTDAKTSQVVGGLRDEGRVETFRIGRENVVELTTDGDPESA comes from the coding sequence ATGCGAACGGTCACGGTCGCGGTCCTCGCGGTCGCCCTCGTCGCCGTCGCGACGGCCGGCGCGGCCTGGTCGCCAGCCGTGGACGGCCAGGCCGTCGACGCCGACACGGTGCTCATGGAGGCCGACCTCCAGCCGTCGGGTACGGCGGTCTGGACCGTCGCGTATCGCGTCCGTCTGGACACCGACAACGAGACCACCGCGTTCGAGGAACTCCGTGCGGACGTCCGGGACAACGAGTCCCGGTACGCGACCGCGTTTCGCGAGCGCATGTCCGGCACCGTCGACGCCGCCGCCGAGGACACCGGCCGGGCGATGACCGTCGCAAACGTCTCTGCCGACGCCCGGATTACGCGCGTGCCCCGCTCGACCGGCGTGTTGACCTATCGTTTCGAGTGGACTGGGTTCGCCCGCGCCGACGGTGACCGTCTGATCGCCGGCGACGCCCTTTCTGGACTCTATCTCGACTCGAACACCGTGCTCACGATGGCCTGGCCGTCTGACTACGAGACGACGCGGGTCGCACCGTCGGGCGAGGCGGGCAATCGGAGTGTAACGTGGTACGGGCCTCGCGATTTCGGCCCGAACGAGCCCAGCGTGGCGGTCGCGCCCGCGGACACCGCTTCGGGCCCGAGTGGTGTCTCCGCGGGGTCGCAGTGGCCTCTGGTGGTGATCGCGCTCGCGCTCGTCGTGCTCCTCGTCGTGCTCGGCTACGGCTGGCACCGACGCGGCGACGACGCGGACCCGACCACGACCGAAGGGACGTCGAGCGACCACGCGGGCGTCGACGAGACGGCGGCGGACCCTGACCGTGGCGCGTCGGCCGACGACACCGCCGACGGCCCGCCGTTCGACCAGTCGCTGCTCAGAAACGACGAGCAGGTCGTTCGCCTGCTCGACGCCAACGACGGGCGGATGAAACAGCAGGCCATCGCCGCGACCCTCGACTGGACCGACGCCAAGACCAGCCAGGTCGTCGGCGGCCTCCGCGACGAGGGGCGCGTCGAGACGTTCCGGATCGGTCGCGAGAACGTCGTCGAACTGACGACCGACGGGGATCCGGAGTCCGCTTAA
- a CDS encoding DUF7096 domain-containing protein, with protein MTHRTPLLIALLVVVGAVGLLATGGAMAQTETNTTNASENATVEPGARLAGVVGMQDAEIDGIVDRRAFGLRVAAAASDDARARAVADQTDRIGERVDALEQRKAALERARENGSISDSRYSAQMAELSSELDATRNLANDTNETAAGLPEETLEANGVNATAIQMLKDRADNMTGPEVAAIARTIGGPPENVGPPAWAGPSGERGPPAAADRGGTESGERGPTNMTDGERGPPGDRGPSGDESTDATDTATDGSESAAENGSESGL; from the coding sequence ATGACCCACCGAACGCCGCTGTTGATCGCACTGCTGGTCGTCGTGGGGGCCGTCGGGCTCCTCGCGACCGGCGGGGCGATGGCACAGACCGAGACGAACACGACGAACGCGAGCGAGAACGCGACCGTCGAGCCCGGCGCTCGCCTCGCTGGCGTCGTCGGCATGCAGGACGCCGAGATCGACGGCATCGTCGATCGACGCGCGTTCGGCCTACGGGTTGCCGCCGCAGCGAGTGACGACGCGAGAGCCCGCGCGGTCGCTGATCAGACCGACCGTATCGGGGAGCGCGTCGACGCCCTCGAACAGCGCAAGGCGGCACTCGAACGCGCCCGCGAGAACGGCTCGATCAGCGACTCGCGCTACTCCGCTCAGATGGCCGAGCTGAGTTCGGAACTCGACGCGACGCGCAATCTCGCGAACGACACGAACGAGACCGCCGCGGGACTGCCCGAGGAGACGTTGGAAGCCAACGGCGTGAACGCCACGGCGATCCAGATGCTCAAAGACCGGGCTGACAACATGACTGGCCCCGAAGTCGCCGCGATCGCGCGGACCATCGGCGGCCCGCCCGAGAACGTCGGCCCGCCCGCCTGGGCCGGTCCGAGTGGCGAGCGTGGCCCGCCCGCTGCGGCCGACCGCGGTGGGACGGAGAGCGGTGAGCGCGGACCGACGAACATGACCGACGGCGAGCGCGGCCCGCCGGGTGACCGCGGTCCGTCCGGTGACGAGTCCACCGATGCGACCGACACCGCGACCGACGGATCGGAGTCCGCGGCCGAGAACGGGTCCGAATCCGGGCTGTAA
- a CDS encoding DUF7345 domain-containing protein — translation MDYSTIRTQLLVALIAVGVASLAVVAVGPAAAQTDPGAVTVALDTDGAATVSVTYRYDLAGERAGAFEDLQGDATAQETTAQRFADRVRSIAGDVENQTGREMSISDPRAAVSTADGVGTVTVSVTWDGLAAVDGDQIRLAEPFDAGFESNRPLVVDLPDGYTAVETTPEPDSAADGELRWTADQSLTDFAVTAAPESTPTAAGGPGFGAGAAALALVVTLVAVGRSRF, via the coding sequence ATGGACTATTCGACGATCCGAACACAACTGCTCGTCGCGCTGATCGCCGTGGGCGTCGCGAGCCTCGCGGTCGTGGCCGTCGGGCCCGCTGCCGCGCAGACCGACCCCGGGGCCGTGACGGTCGCGCTCGACACGGACGGTGCGGCGACCGTGTCGGTGACCTACCGGTACGACCTCGCGGGCGAGCGGGCGGGCGCCTTCGAAGACCTCCAGGGTGACGCGACCGCACAGGAGACCACCGCCCAGCGATTCGCTGACCGGGTCCGATCGATCGCGGGCGACGTCGAAAACCAGACGGGCCGCGAGATGTCGATTTCGGACCCCCGTGCGGCGGTGTCGACCGCGGACGGCGTCGGCACGGTCACGGTCTCGGTGACCTGGGACGGCCTCGCGGCGGTCGACGGTGACCAGATCAGGCTCGCGGAGCCGTTCGACGCGGGCTTCGAGTCCAATCGTCCGCTCGTCGTCGACTTGCCGGACGGCTACACCGCCGTCGAGACGACGCCCGAGCCGGACAGCGCCGCCGACGGCGAACTGCGCTGGACGGCCGATCAGTCGCTGACGGACTTCGCGGTGACCGCCGCGCCCGAATCGACGCCTACGGCGGCAGGCGGGCCGGGCTTCGGGGCCGGCGCTGCAGCGCTCGCGCTGGTCGTGACGCTGGTCGCAGTCGGGCGATCGAGATTCTAG
- a CDS encoding LURP-one-related/scramblase family protein, producing MGKYEIAGVNLNDDEYTVVQSMIRNKYRAEDAAGNVVLRGKQKMFKMKEEFPFTDGDGTEVFTVKAGGIIDVAGNYVLSDAQTGEEVVVLDNDFSIFQDTWRVRDADTEEVLAKIDSRGALITLTRHYLPLGWLIPHKYEITDAEGGHVGSIEGRVSLKDKYDITIDDASSVPKEAIIAASMVIDAIQGN from the coding sequence ATGGGCAAATACGAAATCGCCGGCGTGAATCTCAACGACGACGAGTACACCGTCGTCCAGTCGATGATTCGCAACAAGTACCGTGCCGAAGACGCCGCCGGCAACGTCGTACTCCGGGGGAAACAGAAGATGTTCAAGATGAAAGAGGAGTTCCCCTTTACCGACGGCGACGGCACCGAGGTGTTCACCGTCAAAGCCGGGGGGATCATCGACGTCGCAGGCAACTACGTGTTGAGCGACGCCCAGACCGGCGAGGAGGTCGTCGTGCTGGACAACGACTTCTCGATCTTCCAGGACACCTGGCGGGTTCGTGACGCCGACACCGAAGAGGTGCTCGCGAAGATCGACTCCCGCGGCGCCCTGATCACGCTCACGCGTCATTACCTCCCGCTGGGCTGGCTCATCCCCCACAAATACGAGATCACCGACGCCGAGGGCGGCCACGTCGGCTCGATCGAGGGCCGCGTCTCGCTCAAGGATAAATACGACATCACGATCGACGACGCGAGTTCGGTCCCGAAAGAAGCGATCATCGCCGCGAGCATGGTCATCGACGCGATCCAGGGGAACTAG
- the pheS gene encoding phenylalanine--tRNA ligase subunit alpha: MELPDTQAAVLDAASATERRSVEVIADDIGVPPAAARRGALELADRGLLDVDSETEVSISVTAEGQQYLDEGLPEVRLYRAAVDAGADTDPVEMGPLLGAAALDGPAVDIALSNFARKGYGSIDAGAVEASDADPDADPEAAALAAVADGESADEGVLDRLESRGLIERAERTVDRVTLTEAGVTAMMEGVEAVDRVDQVTGDLLASGDWRDVEFAAYDVEADAPARDPGRMHPLRAMAERVKEVLVGMGFEEMDGPHADAEFWINDCLYMPQDHPARTHWDQFKLDVPPMAELPDEVRDAVERAHREGVGPDGDGYHSPWGEEMAREVDLRGHTTSLSARHLAGVARGDLEPPQRFFSVQKAYRNDEIDPTHLLEFFQIEGWVMAEDLSVRDLMGTFEEFYAQFGITDLEFKPTYNPYTEPSFELFGEHPVTGEVVEIGNSGLFRPEMLDPLGVDCSVMAWGLALERLMMLVTGAEDIRDVHGTLVDLEYLRTEEVRY, encoded by the coding sequence ATGGAACTTCCCGACACGCAGGCAGCGGTCCTCGACGCCGCGAGTGCGACCGAGCGGCGGTCGGTCGAGGTGATTGCCGACGATATCGGCGTCCCACCGGCGGCCGCGCGCCGGGGGGCGCTCGAACTCGCGGATCGGGGCCTGCTCGACGTGGACAGCGAGACCGAGGTGTCGATCAGCGTGACCGCGGAGGGCCAGCAGTATCTCGACGAGGGCCTCCCCGAGGTCCGCCTGTATCGGGCCGCCGTCGACGCCGGCGCGGACACCGATCCTGTCGAGATGGGGCCGCTCCTCGGCGCGGCCGCCCTCGACGGCCCGGCGGTCGACATCGCGCTGTCGAACTTCGCGCGGAAAGGCTACGGGTCGATCGACGCGGGCGCGGTCGAGGCGAGCGACGCCGATCCCGACGCCGACCCGGAGGCGGCGGCGCTCGCGGCGGTGGCCGACGGCGAGAGCGCCGACGAGGGCGTCCTCGATCGCCTCGAATCGCGCGGCCTGATCGAGCGCGCCGAGCGGACCGTCGATCGAGTGACGCTGACCGAGGCGGGCGTGACCGCGATGATGGAGGGCGTGGAGGCCGTCGACCGCGTCGATCAGGTCACCGGCGATCTGCTCGCGAGCGGTGACTGGCGCGACGTCGAGTTCGCAGCCTACGACGTCGAAGCCGACGCGCCCGCGCGTGATCCGGGGCGGATGCACCCGCTGCGCGCGATGGCCGAGCGCGTCAAGGAGGTCCTCGTCGGCATGGGGTTCGAGGAGATGGACGGGCCCCACGCCGACGCGGAGTTTTGGATCAACGACTGTCTGTATATGCCCCAGGACCACCCCGCGCGCACGCACTGGGACCAGTTCAAACTCGACGTGCCGCCGATGGCCGAGTTGCCCGACGAGGTGCGTGACGCCGTCGAGCGCGCCCACCGCGAGGGCGTCGGCCCGGACGGCGACGGCTATCACTCCCCCTGGGGCGAGGAGATGGCCCGGGAGGTCGACCTGCGTGGCCACACGACCTCACTCTCGGCCCGGCATCTCGCGGGCGTCGCGCGTGGCGACCTCGAACCGCCACAGCGGTTCTTTTCGGTGCAGAAAGCCTATCGGAACGACGAGATCGACCCGACCCACCTCCTGGAGTTCTTCCAGATCGAGGGGTGGGTGATGGCCGAGGACCTCTCGGTGCGGGATCTGATGGGCACCTTCGAGGAGTTCTACGCGCAGTTCGGGATCACTGACCTGGAGTTCAAGCCCACCTACAACCCCTACACCGAGCCGAGTTTCGAGCTGTTCGGGGAGCACCCCGTCACGGGCGAGGTCGTCGAGATCGGGAACTCCGGCCTGTTCCGCCCGGAGATGCTCGACCCGCTCGGCGTCGACTGTTCGGTGATGGCGTGGGGGCTCGCGCTCGAACGGCTGATGATGCTCGTCACGGGGGCCGAGGACATCCGTGACGTCCACGGGACGCTCGTGGATCTGGAGTATCTGCGGACCGAGGAGGTGCGATACTGA
- the pheT gene encoding phenylalanine--tRNA ligase subunit beta: MPTVDVDPDDLRDLTGHEEKSDDDLRADLFELGLEYEGETEEGLRFEFEPDRLDRLSVEGVARSLRYQYGDDRGVYVPPTNDPEWTISVEDVPDERPYVTGAVVRGLDLDEATLDSLIQLQEKLHATMGRKRAKGAIGVHDLTMLKGESIAADEGDDSESGAPTDGEKQITYTGVAPDGDRFVPLEGDAELTPGEVITDHHIGQEYASLVADMDRVPAIYDAIGLFSFPPVVNGRRTEVTTESRDLFIEMTGTDQWTIDRMLAIVCYALSARGGTIESVRVEYEDAPDEYPAELVRPDFETTTKTVSHERIETTLGVGLAEDRVIDLLERSGLDATVSDGEYTVAIPPYRVDVRHPVDVVDDVGRAYGFNDLDSRYPDVSTIGGRHDRSRLEEAVRTALVGHGFQDLLNFHLTSEADVLDRMDLAPDDEAFGAHSPACVKNPYSEAYTVVRTWLLPSIVQVFENNTHRRYPQDLAEVGFVAHRDDDRTTRVAESHHVAGALARHDASYEDAKSRLQALVADFGGELATPPIDHPSFLDGRVAAVEIDGERVGVIGELHPAVLVEHDLEVPVAAFEFDLAAL, from the coding sequence ATGCCCACCGTCGACGTCGATCCCGACGACCTTCGGGACCTGACCGGCCACGAGGAGAAAAGCGACGACGACCTGCGCGCGGACCTGTTCGAACTCGGCCTCGAATACGAGGGCGAGACCGAGGAGGGCCTCCGTTTCGAGTTCGAGCCCGATCGCCTGGATCGCCTCTCGGTCGAGGGTGTCGCGCGATCGCTGCGGTATCAGTACGGCGACGATCGCGGGGTGTACGTTCCACCGACGAACGACCCCGAGTGGACGATCAGCGTCGAAGACGTGCCCGACGAGCGGCCCTACGTCACCGGCGCGGTCGTCCGGGGCCTGGACCTGGACGAGGCGACACTCGACTCGCTGATCCAGTTGCAGGAGAAACTCCACGCGACGATGGGGCGCAAGCGCGCGAAAGGCGCGATCGGTGTCCACGACCTGACGATGCTGAAAGGCGAATCGATCGCTGCGGACGAGGGCGACGATTCCGAATCGGGCGCGCCAACCGACGGGGAGAAGCAGATTACGTACACCGGGGTCGCCCCCGACGGCGATCGGTTCGTCCCCCTGGAGGGCGACGCGGAGCTAACGCCTGGGGAGGTCATCACCGACCACCACATCGGCCAGGAGTACGCCAGCCTCGTCGCAGACATGGACCGCGTGCCCGCGATCTACGACGCGATCGGCCTCTTTTCGTTCCCGCCGGTGGTCAACGGCCGCCGGACGGAGGTGACGACCGAGTCGCGCGATCTGTTCATCGAGATGACGGGGACCGACCAGTGGACGATCGATCGGATGCTCGCGATCGTCTGTTATGCGCTGTCGGCCCGGGGCGGCACGATCGAATCCGTCCGCGTCGAGTACGAGGACGCCCCCGACGAGTACCCCGCCGAGTTGGTCCGGCCCGATTTCGAGACGACGACGAAGACGGTCTCCCACGAGCGCATCGAGACCACGCTCGGGGTCGGCCTCGCGGAGGATCGTGTGATCGACCTGCTCGAACGGTCGGGCCTCGACGCCACCGTCTCGGACGGCGAGTATACCGTCGCGATTCCGCCCTACCGGGTCGACGTGCGCCACCCGGTCGACGTGGTCGACGACGTCGGGCGCGCGTACGGATTCAACGACCTCGACTCGCGGTACCCGGACGTGAGTACGATCGGCGGGCGCCACGACCGCTCGCGGCTCGAAGAGGCGGTCCGGACCGCGCTCGTCGGCCACGGCTTCCAGGACCTCCTGAACTTCCATCTCACGAGCGAGGCCGACGTCCTCGACCGGATGGACCTCGCGCCCGACGACGAGGCGTTCGGCGCGCACTCGCCCGCGTGCGTGAAGAACCCCTATAGCGAGGCCTACACTGTCGTCCGGACGTGGCTGTTGCCCTCGATCGTCCAGGTCTTCGAGAACAACACGCACCGACGCTACCCACAGGATCTCGCGGAGGTGGGCTTCGTCGCCCATCGGGACGACGATCGGACGACGCGGGTCGCGGAATCACACCACGTCGCGGGCGCACTCGCGCGTCACGACGCCTCCTACGAGGACGCGAAATCGCGGCTCCAGGCGCTCGTCGCGGACTTCGGTGGCGAGTTGGCGACGCCTCCGATCGACCATCCGAGCTTCCTCGACGGTCGCGTCGCGGCAGTCGAGATCGACGGCGAGCGCGTCGGCGTGATCGGTGAACTGCACCCCGCGGTGCTCGTCGAGCACGACCTCGAAGTCCCCGTCGCGGCCTTCGAGTTCGACCTCGCGGCGCTGTAG
- a CDS encoding non-histone chromosomal MC1 family protein has product MAQDTDKRNFALRETGGEEPSVFSGRTPRQAALKAARRLDPADSEVAAKANSTTIQLREKGTTKVHVYEGWAWNERAPDDKPDWMPTEITKGNVSKEGVEHLEEI; this is encoded by the coding sequence ATGGCACAAGACACCGACAAGCGCAACTTCGCGCTGCGGGAAACTGGCGGCGAGGAACCGAGCGTATTCTCCGGACGAACACCGCGGCAAGCCGCGTTGAAGGCCGCGCGACGGCTGGATCCGGCGGATTCGGAGGTCGCCGCGAAGGCGAACTCGACGACGATCCAGCTCCGCGAGAAGGGCACGACCAAGGTCCACGTCTACGAGGGCTGGGCCTGGAACGAGCGCGCGCCCGACGACAAGCCCGACTGGATGCCCACCGAGATCACCAAGGGCAACGTCTCGAAGGAGGGCGTCGAGCACCTCGAAGAGATCTAG
- a CDS encoding quinone-dependent dihydroorotate dehydrogenase → MTFYEAVRPLVFRLDPEQAHHLVARGLGLVDGTPIERAMGAALTVEDDRLGTEAFGCEFASPVGVAAGFDKNAEFPSALGALGFGHLEVGGVTPDSRAGNPRPRIFRLVEDEGVINRMGLNNDGARVVGDRLRGRAIDHPVGVNLAVGDHAEDEPAAYRESYEGVAGAGDFYVINVSCPNAEGVRDLQDREKLEAIVETLQDAGAAPLLIKVSPDLSESALADVVEVVEQFDLAGLVATNTTTDRPEGLSGPTEEAGGLSGRPLADRSTEVVRQLARCTDKPIVGVGGVFTAADAYDKLRAGASLVQVYTGLIYRGPTVARSINTGLLTLMERDGYESIDAVVGADLE, encoded by the coding sequence GTGACATTCTACGAAGCCGTTCGACCACTGGTTTTTCGACTCGACCCCGAGCAGGCCCACCACCTCGTCGCACGCGGCCTGGGGCTCGTCGACGGGACGCCGATCGAACGGGCCATGGGGGCCGCGCTGACCGTCGAGGACGACCGATTGGGGACCGAAGCGTTCGGCTGTGAGTTCGCGTCGCCGGTCGGCGTCGCCGCGGGCTTCGACAAGAACGCCGAGTTCCCGAGCGCCCTTGGGGCGCTCGGGTTCGGACACCTCGAAGTCGGTGGTGTCACGCCCGACTCGCGCGCGGGCAACCCTCGCCCACGGATCTTCCGCCTCGTCGAGGACGAGGGCGTCATCAATCGGATGGGGCTCAACAACGACGGGGCCCGCGTCGTCGGTGATCGCCTGCGCGGGCGGGCGATCGATCACCCCGTGGGGGTCAACCTCGCGGTGGGCGATCACGCCGAGGACGAACCGGCGGCCTACCGCGAGAGCTACGAGGGCGTCGCGGGCGCGGGCGATTTCTATGTGATCAACGTCTCCTGTCCGAACGCCGAGGGCGTGCGCGATTTGCAGGACCGCGAGAAACTGGAGGCCATCGTCGAGACACTCCAGGACGCGGGCGCTGCACCGTTGCTCATCAAGGTCTCGCCCGACCTCTCAGAGTCCGCGCTCGCGGACGTCGTCGAGGTCGTCGAGCAGTTCGATCTCGCGGGCCTGGTCGCGACGAACACCACGACCGACCGGCCCGAGGGCCTCTCGGGGCCCACGGAGGAGGCAGGCGGGCTCTCCGGGCGGCCGTTAGCCGATCGATCGACCGAAGTCGTCCGTCAGCTGGCCCGCTGCACGGACAAACCGATCGTCGGCGTCGGTGGCGTGTTCACCGCTGCGGACGCCTACGACAAGCTCCGCGCGGGCGCGTCGCTCGTGCAGGTCTACACCGGCCTGATCTATCGGGGCCCGACGGTCGCCCGCTCGATCAACACGGGACTGCTCACGCTCATGGAGCGCGACGGATACGAGTCGATCGACGCCGTCGTCGGTGCGGACCTCGAATAG
- the gatB gene encoding Asp-tRNA(Asn)/Glu-tRNA(Gln) amidotransferase subunit GatB, with the protein MSAEAATNTVVIGLEVHVQLDTATKIFCGCATESADEPNTNTCPVCLGLPGSLPVLNEAAVEAAVKVGRAIDATIPERTRFHRKNYYYPDLPKNFQITQYDAPICQAGTLEFTHEGTRRSIGIERAHLEEDPGSVRHIREGTGPIDVRDCSIDRADYTLIDYNRAGTPLMEIVTEPDFRDPSEVRAFLEKLEEILQYLGVYDPTADGSLRVDANLSLVDASAVGPDGSIPDDVLVEANRTEVKNISSHRGAERALAYEASRQRDLLAAGETVAQETRHFNETHGNTVAMRSKEEEKDYRYFREADLPPLEVSHWIEEIPIPELPDARRERFGAEYGLDDETAEKLMSRKAVADVYEELAGAYDPDLVATWVADELLGELNYRDLSLDAVTDRLDEVERLVELVAREAITAKNAREVVLREMLDAGADPDTVVEREGLGTVADDAVAEAVAAAIADNPDAVADYHDGEDGALNFLVGQVMQQTGGSADPGTVNERLRERLDSE; encoded by the coding sequence ATGAGCGCGGAGGCGGCCACGAACACCGTCGTCATCGGCCTGGAGGTCCACGTCCAACTCGACACCGCGACGAAGATCTTCTGTGGCTGTGCGACCGAGAGCGCGGACGAGCCGAACACGAACACCTGCCCGGTCTGTCTCGGCCTGCCGGGATCGCTGCCGGTCCTCAACGAAGCGGCCGTCGAGGCCGCCGTCAAGGTCGGGCGGGCGATCGACGCGACGATTCCCGAACGAACCCGATTTCACCGGAAGAACTACTACTACCCCGACTTGCCGAAGAACTTTCAGATCACACAGTACGACGCGCCGATCTGCCAGGCGGGCACGCTCGAATTCACCCACGAGGGGACGCGCCGATCGATCGGCATCGAGCGCGCCCATCTCGAAGAGGACCCCGGGAGCGTCCGCCACATTCGCGAGGGGACCGGTCCGATCGACGTCCGGGACTGTTCGATCGACCGCGCGGACTACACCCTGATCGATTACAACCGCGCGGGCACGCCCCTGATGGAGATCGTCACCGAACCGGACTTCCGCGATCCCAGCGAGGTGCGGGCCTTCCTGGAGAAACTCGAAGAGATCCTCCAGTACCTAGGCGTCTACGACCCGACAGCCGACGGCTCGCTCCGTGTCGACGCGAACCTCTCGCTCGTAGACGCGTCGGCGGTCGGTCCCGACGGATCGATCCCCGACGACGTGCTCGTCGAGGCGAACCGCACGGAAGTCAAGAACATCTCCAGCCACCGCGGCGCCGAGCGCGCACTCGCCTACGAAGCGTCGCGCCAGCGCGATCTCCTCGCCGCGGGCGAGACCGTCGCCCAGGAGACCCGCCACTTCAACGAGACCCACGGGAACACCGTCGCGATGCGCTCGAAAGAAGAAGAGAAGGACTATCGCTACTTCCGCGAGGCCGACCTCCCACCGCTGGAGGTCAGTCACTGGATCGAGGAGATCCCGATCCCGGAACTGCCCGACGCGCGTCGCGAGCGATTCGGTGCGGAGTACGGCCTCGACGACGAGACTGCCGAGAAGTTGATGTCGCGAAAGGCCGTGGCGGACGTCTACGAAGAACTCGCGGGCGCGTACGACCCCGACCTGGTCGCCACCTGGGTTGCCGACGAACTACTGGGTGAACTCAACTATCGCGATCTGTCGCTCGACGCCGTGACTGATCGCCTCGACGAGGTCGAGCGCCTGGTCGAACTCGTCGCCCGCGAAGCGATCACCGCGAAAAACGCGCGCGAAGTGGTGCTGCGCGAGATGCTCGACGCGGGCGCAGATCCCGATACGGTCGTCGAGCGCGAAGGCCTGGGCACGGTCGCCGACGACGCAGTCGCCGAGGCCGTCGCCGCTGCGATCGCGGACAACCCCGACGCCGTCGCGGACTACCACGACGGCGAAGACGGCGCACTGAACTTTCTCGTTGGCCAGGTCATGCAACAGACGGGTGGCTCGGCCGACCCGGGAACGGTCAACGAGCGGCTACGCGAACGCCTCGACAGCGAGTGA
- a CDS encoding sulfurtransferase has product MPSIVDAAWVEANDPVVIDVRESWAYDALGHVPGAVNVPFETIRSGERGAGDMLPDRADWIAQMRAAGLRTDRDLVAYDDDHGVFAARLLVTALLFGHPPDRLHLLDGDFSAWQRDWPVSEECPSPDSTDYDPDPPVATPLIGRAGVRSAVENDVTIVDTRTREEFDDGHIPGAIHLDWRDLVDDETRGVRAPEEIRAVLADRDIALDDRIVLYCNTARRISHTYLVLCEMGAADVAFYEGSLTDWEAAGERIE; this is encoded by the coding sequence ATGCCGTCGATTGTCGATGCCGCGTGGGTGGAGGCAAACGATCCGGTCGTGATCGACGTCCGCGAGTCGTGGGCGTACGACGCACTCGGACACGTCCCCGGCGCGGTGAACGTCCCCTTCGAGACGATTCGGTCGGGCGAACGCGGCGCGGGCGACATGCTCCCCGACCGTGCGGACTGGATCGCACAGATGCGCGCCGCGGGACTCCGGACCGACCGTGACCTCGTCGCGTACGACGACGACCACGGGGTCTTCGCCGCCCGACTGCTGGTGACGGCGCTCCTCTTCGGGCACCCGCCCGACCGGCTGCACCTGCTGGACGGCGATTTCAGCGCGTGGCAACGCGACTGGCCCGTGAGCGAGGAGTGCCCGTCCCCCGATTCCACCGACTACGACCCCGACCCACCAGTGGCGACGCCGTTGATCGGCCGGGCGGGCGTCCGTTCGGCGGTCGAGAACGACGTGACGATCGTCGACACGCGCACGCGCGAAGAGTTCGACGACGGCCACATCCCGGGTGCGATCCACCTCGACTGGCGTGACCTCGTCGACGACGAGACCCGTGGCGTGCGCGCGCCCGAGGAGATCCGAGCGGTCCTCGCTGATCGCGACATCGCCCTCGACGATCGGATCGTGCTGTACTGTAACACCGCACGCCGGATCAGCCACACCTACCTCGTGCTGTGCGAGATGGGGGCCGCCGACGTCGCCTTTTACGAGGGAAGTCTGACAGACTGGGAGGCCGCGGGCGAGCGCATCGAGTAG
- a CDS encoding NADH-quinone oxidoreductase subunit NuoE family protein, protein MEALERVQRSVQGGDGPRHDRESGVIPADAGLDSVCDDEIETVEAILDGYPARTESIIPALQDVQDEYGYIPRFAMELIASECDSTMAHVYGTTSFYSQFYLEPRGDHTIKVCTGTACHVQGADEVSESFCDELDVDLEEITEDGTFTVSHVRCIGACSLAVAVMVGDEVYGDVEPDGVDDIIEEYRDS, encoded by the coding sequence ATGGAGGCCCTGGAGCGCGTTCAACGGTCAGTCCAGGGCGGTGACGGCCCGCGTCACGACCGCGAGAGCGGCGTGATTCCCGCCGACGCCGGCCTGGATTCGGTCTGTGACGACGAAATCGAGACCGTCGAGGCGATTCTCGACGGGTATCCCGCACGGACCGAGAGCATCATTCCCGCACTGCAGGACGTACAGGACGAATACGGCTACATCCCGCGGTTCGCGATGGAACTGATCGCCAGCGAGTGCGACTCGACGATGGCCCACGTGTACGGCACGACGTCGTTTTACTCGCAGTTCTATCTCGAACCACGGGGCGATCACACCATCAAGGTCTGTACCGGGACGGCCTGTCACGTTCAGGGTGCCGACGAGGTCTCGGAGTCGTTCTGTGACGAACTCGACGTCGACCTCGAAGAGATCACCGAGGACGGCACCTTCACCGTGAGCCACGTCCGGTGTATCGGCGCGTGCAGCCTCGCGGTCGCCGTGATGGTCGGAGACGAGGTGTACGGCGACGTCGAACCAGACGGTGTCGACGATATCATCGAGGAGTACCGCGACTCATGA